One segment of Desulfovibrio legallii DNA contains the following:
- the feoB gene encoding ferrous iron transport protein B, producing MSETLSAVGAGAAVQARACIGGLVYSLRLAIAGNPNCGKTTVFNALTGAHQHVGNYSGVTVEKKEGYIRYEGQEVILVDLPGAYSLSAYSQEEIVARDVLLDGTVQAVINVVDAGILERGLLLTVQLREMGLPVVIACNMMDEAEAAGICIDFSRLEAMLGVRAVPTVGTTGKGLREALAAARELVRQKERSDGPEAPQPAARALYLGYGPLLDPVLEGMEKRIGQSRALAASAYAHCAPRWLALTLLQDDAAATATVRAADPDAAADLARMARQAQEELQRSGEDAESLIADGHSLFVRQTAAACVRKTGHRHRLGLSDRLDRILTHAVWGVPIMLAVLYAMFQITIGLGAYPQGWLEEAFSQLGGAVSAALPEGLLASLLVDGIIAGVGGVFSFVPLVLIMFALVAIVEDSGYMARMAYISDRLFQSFGLHGASVMPYIISGGIAGGCAIPGVMATRTLRSPKEKLATMLTLPYMACGAKLPVYLLLVGAFFPNKAADMMFAVILASWLFAFGMAWLLRKTVLRGEATPLVMEMPPYRLPTLRGICTHCWERTWMYLKKAGTILAPIAVLIWAGMTFPALDPQHALPYENEIARLAVNLENSALDPGLRQQDAARLTKVQEDLDAARLRYSFAGRLGAGLEGITAYAGFNWRTDVALIGGIAAKEAIISTLGTAYALGEQNPEQAVSLSELLRKDPSWNQGTALALLVFVMLYAPCFVTLVVIRQESGSWKWVGFSLVVNTLLAFVMAVGVYQACQLVQP from the coding sequence ATGTCGGAAACTCTTTCCGCCGTCGGCGCGGGTGCTGCGGTCCAGGCCCGCGCCTGCATCGGCGGACTTGTCTATTCTTTGCGTCTGGCCATCGCGGGCAACCCCAACTGCGGCAAGACCACCGTGTTCAACGCTCTTACAGGCGCGCACCAGCATGTGGGCAACTACAGCGGCGTGACCGTGGAAAAAAAGGAAGGCTACATCCGGTATGAAGGGCAGGAGGTCATCCTGGTGGATCTGCCCGGCGCCTACTCCCTCTCCGCTTATTCGCAGGAAGAAATCGTGGCCCGCGACGTGCTGCTGGACGGCACGGTACAGGCCGTCATCAACGTGGTGGACGCCGGCATTCTGGAACGCGGACTGCTGCTCACCGTGCAGCTGCGGGAAATGGGCCTGCCCGTGGTCATTGCCTGCAACATGATGGACGAAGCCGAAGCCGCGGGCATTTGCATTGATTTTTCCCGACTGGAAGCCATGCTGGGGGTGCGCGCGGTGCCCACCGTGGGCACCACGGGCAAAGGCCTGCGCGAGGCCCTGGCCGCCGCCCGGGAGCTGGTCCGGCAAAAAGAGCGGTCCGATGGCCCTGAAGCTCCGCAGCCGGCGGCCCGCGCCTTGTACCTTGGCTACGGCCCCCTGCTGGACCCTGTGCTGGAAGGCATGGAAAAGCGCATCGGCCAAAGCCGGGCCCTGGCCGCCTCGGCCTACGCCCACTGCGCCCCCCGCTGGCTGGCCCTGACCCTGCTGCAGGACGACGCTGCGGCCACCGCCACCGTACGCGCCGCCGACCCCGACGCGGCCGCGGACCTGGCCCGGATGGCCCGTCAGGCGCAGGAAGAGCTGCAGCGCAGCGGCGAAGACGCCGAAAGCCTTATCGCCGACGGGCACAGTCTGTTTGTCCGCCAGACAGCCGCGGCTTGCGTCCGCAAAACCGGCCACCGCCACCGCCTGGGCCTGAGCGACAGGCTGGACCGCATCCTGACCCACGCCGTATGGGGCGTGCCCATCATGCTGGCCGTGCTCTACGCCATGTTTCAGATTACCATCGGGCTCGGCGCCTACCCTCAGGGCTGGCTTGAAGAGGCCTTCTCCCAGCTGGGGGGCGCGGTGAGCGCCGCCCTGCCCGAAGGGCTGCTTGCCTCTTTGCTGGTGGACGGCATCATCGCTGGCGTGGGCGGCGTATTCAGCTTTGTGCCCCTGGTGCTGATCATGTTCGCCCTGGTCGCCATTGTGGAAGACAGCGGCTATATGGCCCGCATGGCCTATATCTCCGACCGGCTGTTCCAATCCTTCGGGCTGCACGGGGCTTCTGTCATGCCCTACATCATCTCCGGCGGCATTGCCGGCGGCTGCGCCATCCCCGGCGTCATGGCCACCCGTACCCTGCGCAGTCCCAAAGAAAAACTGGCCACCATGCTCACCCTGCCCTATATGGCCTGCGGCGCCAAACTGCCCGTCTACCTGCTGCTGGTGGGCGCCTTTTTCCCCAACAAGGCTGCGGACATGATGTTTGCCGTCATCCTTGCCTCCTGGCTGTTCGCCTTTGGCATGGCCTGGCTGCTGCGCAAAACCGTTTTGCGCGGCGAGGCCACCCCCCTGGTTATGGAGATGCCCCCCTACCGCCTGCCCACCCTGCGCGGCATCTGCACCCATTGCTGGGAACGCACCTGGATGTACCTGAAAAAAGCCGGCACCATTCTGGCGCCCATAGCCGTGCTGATCTGGGCGGGCATGACCTTTCCCGCTCTGGACCCGCAACACGCCCTGCCCTACGAAAATGAAATAGCCCGGCTTGCCGTGAACCTGGAAAACTCTGCCCTGGATCCCGGCCTACGCCAACAAGATGCGGCGCGCCTGACCAAGGTGCAGGAAGACCTGGACGCGGCGCGCCTGCGCTATTCCTTTGCCGGCAGACTGGGCGCGGGTCTGGAGGGCATTACCGCCTACGCGGGCTTTAACTGGCGCACCGATGTGGCCCTGATCGGCGGCATCGCCGCCAAGGAAGCCATCATCTCCACCCTGGGCACGGCCTACGCCCTGGGCGAGCAAAATCCGGAACAGGCCGTTTCCCTTTCGGAACTGCTGCGCAAAGACCCCTCGTGGAATCAGGGCACGGCCCTGGCGCTGCTGGTCTTTGTCATGCTCTACGCCCCCTGCTTTGTAACCCTGGTGGTCATCCGCCAGGAATCGGGCAGCTGGAAATGGGTAGGCTTCAGCCTTGTGGTCAACACGCTGCTGGCCTTTGTCATGGCCGTGGGCGTGTACCAGGCCTGTCAGCTGGTGCAGCCTTGA
- a CDS encoding FeoA family protein — translation METVFPLTALSVGQQARIVRIEARGELARRIRDMGLGSGMTVSGGSSSCTTVPLRPCSLAW, via the coding sequence ATGGAAACGGTTTTTCCTTTGACGGCGCTTTCTGTGGGGCAGCAGGCCCGTATTGTGCGCATTGAAGCCCGCGGCGAACTGGCCCGGCGCATTCGCGACATGGGTCTGGGCTCTGGCATGACGGTTTCCGGCGGATCGTCCTCGTGCACAACCGTGCCGTTGCGGCCTTGTTCCTTGGCCTGGTAG
- the mobA gene encoding molybdenum cofactor guanylyltransferase, with product MNKGPVAGVVLAGGLSTRLGQDKAALRLTPQAPDLLARTHALLCTLLPCCWVSCRAECPRPGYDCVWDAVSGQGPLGGVAAALTRARDAGFAAVLALSCDLPFMDAATLTALLDARQAAPPQTVLTCYAQAATGRLETLAAVYEIAALPFLSARSVSGGALHRRIPAHCRHVLPYGPEAARPFFNLNSPQDLAAARAMLTAAAFRH from the coding sequence ATGAATAAAGGACCAGTGGCTGGTGTGGTGCTGGCCGGGGGGCTTTCCACCCGTCTGGGGCAGGACAAGGCCGCCCTGCGCCTGACCCCTCAGGCTCCGGATCTGCTGGCCCGCACCCACGCCTTGCTGTGCACGCTGCTGCCGTGCTGCTGGGTTTCCTGCCGGGCGGAATGCCCCCGCCCTGGGTATGATTGCGTGTGGGACGCCGTGTCCGGCCAGGGGCCTCTGGGGGGCGTGGCCGCCGCACTGACCAGGGCCAGGGACGCGGGCTTTGCGGCCGTCCTGGCCCTTTCCTGCGATCTGCCCTTTATGGACGCCGCCACCCTGACCGCCCTGCTGGACGCACGGCAGGCCGCCCCGCCCCAGACCGTGCTGACCTGCTATGCCCAGGCCGCCACAGGTCGGCTGGAGACGCTGGCCGCAGTTTACGAAATTGCGGCATTGCCCTTTTTGTCCGCCCGATCCGTGTCCGGCGGCGCTCTGCACCGGCGCATTCCCGCCCATTGCCGCCATGTCCTCCCTTACGGGCCGGAGGCCGCCCGCCCTTTTTTCAATCTCAACAGCCCGCAGGACCTGGCCGCTGCTCGCGCCATGCTGACCGCCGCCGCCTTCCGTCACTGA
- a CDS encoding SlyX family protein: protein MADAEERLARLEEQAFFQEERLNALDVALTDQQRQMDQMARDLADALAAVRLLRDKLEQGPENAPPPHFMPERW, encoded by the coding sequence ATGGCTGACGCGGAAGAACGCCTGGCCCGCCTGGAAGAGCAGGCTTTTTTTCAGGAAGAACGCCTCAACGCCCTGGATGTGGCCCTCACCGACCAGCAACGCCAGATGGACCAGATGGCCCGCGACCTGGCCGACGCCCTGGCCGCGGTGCGTCTGCTGCGCGACAAACTGGAGCAGGGGCCGGAAAACGCCCCGCCGCCCCATTTTATGCCCGAACGCTGGTAG
- a CDS encoding EF-hand domain-containing protein produces MRQFFACSLTLLALCAAPAWAFPGAGGDAPQEDTFTRMDTDKNGVISLQEFKAAFPNMRDEAFAAIDTNKDKVIDRAEWDAFVKNHAAGMMQGKGGQGMMGGSQNMMGGDAPAGMPLVTPPAGK; encoded by the coding sequence ATGCGTCAGTTTTTTGCCTGCAGCCTGACCCTGCTCGCCCTCTGTGCCGCGCCCGCCTGGGCCTTCCCCGGAGCTGGCGGCGACGCGCCCCAAGAAGATACCTTTACCCGGATGGATACGGATAAAAACGGCGTTATTTCCCTGCAGGAGTTCAAAGCCGCCTTCCCCAACATGCGCGACGAGGCCTTTGCCGCCATTGATACCAACAAAGACAAGGTTATTGACCGCGCCGAATGGGACGCCTTTGTCAAAAACCACGCCGCCGGCATGATGCAGGGCAAGGGCGGCCAGGGCATGATGGGCGGCAGCCAGAACATGATGGGCGGCGACGCCCCCGCCGGCATGCCCCTGGTAACGCCGCCCGCCGGCAAATAA
- a CDS encoding outer membrane homotrimeric porin, whose product MKRICTLLLAAGLLFGAATSASAIDFKAKGQWLVGFGVGEDSLINKTRTGNDPKQKQDSNDQFNAQQRVRLQLDAVASEALSGTVYFEIGTQTWGQNDSGAALGADGKQVKVKNAYIDWAVPQTDLKFRMGLQGLALPNTYAGGSAIMDTDAAAVVASYQFNENVGLTAFWARPVNDNFDGKDPRYYRNGDTSHANYLDNIDLFSVLLPLKFDGFHATPWVMYGVAGKNALTGYGDKWSTSDGVLNYSLRPYPATTGEAFGKTSKAYGSMFWAGLPFAVTMFDPLNIEVDLNYGYVESMGRYDAYKNGVFAKRGSTERQGWLAKALVEYKMDWGTPGIFGWYASGDDGNVKNGSERMPSLVATGNFTSFMGDGNLGWVNQDYNLSYAGTWGLGLQLRDMSFLEDLSHTFRVAYWGGTNSTSMVKYMKNAYDWNDGTSNYDGPYLTTEDGLVEFNLVNSYKIYENLEMNLELDYLVNCMDNDTWKKAGSRNSSFEKQDMWKAQVVFAYSF is encoded by the coding sequence ATGAAACGTATCTGTACGCTCCTTCTGGCCGCCGGCCTGCTGTTCGGCGCGGCCACCAGCGCCAGCGCCATCGATTTCAAAGCCAAGGGCCAGTGGTTGGTGGGCTTCGGCGTGGGCGAAGACAGCCTGATCAACAAGACCCGTACCGGCAATGACCCCAAGCAGAAGCAAGACAGCAACGACCAGTTCAACGCGCAGCAGCGCGTGCGCCTGCAGTTGGACGCCGTGGCCTCCGAGGCCCTGTCCGGCACCGTGTACTTTGAAATCGGCACCCAGACCTGGGGCCAGAACGACAGCGGCGCTGCGCTGGGCGCTGACGGCAAGCAGGTGAAGGTGAAGAACGCCTACATCGACTGGGCCGTGCCGCAGACCGACCTCAAGTTCCGCATGGGCCTCCAGGGCCTGGCCCTGCCCAACACCTATGCCGGCGGTTCCGCCATCATGGATACGGATGCGGCCGCGGTGGTGGCTTCCTACCAGTTTAACGAAAACGTGGGCCTCACCGCCTTCTGGGCGCGCCCGGTCAACGACAATTTTGACGGCAAGGACCCCCGTTACTATCGTAACGGCGACACCTCGCACGCCAACTACCTGGACAATATCGACCTCTTCAGCGTGCTGCTGCCTTTGAAGTTTGACGGCTTCCACGCCACCCCCTGGGTCATGTACGGCGTGGCCGGCAAGAACGCCCTTACCGGCTATGGCGACAAATGGAGCACCAGCGATGGCGTGCTGAACTACAGCCTGCGTCCTTACCCCGCCACCACCGGTGAAGCCTTCGGCAAAACCAGCAAGGCCTACGGCTCCATGTTCTGGGCCGGCCTGCCCTTTGCCGTGACCATGTTCGATCCCTTGAATATCGAAGTGGACCTGAACTACGGCTATGTGGAAAGCATGGGCCGTTACGACGCCTACAAAAACGGCGTGTTCGCCAAGCGCGGCAGCACCGAGCGTCAGGGCTGGCTGGCCAAGGCCCTGGTGGAATACAAGATGGATTGGGGCACCCCCGGCATCTTCGGCTGGTACGCCAGCGGCGACGACGGCAACGTGAAAAACGGCTCCGAGCGTATGCCCAGCCTGGTGGCCACCGGCAACTTCACCTCCTTCATGGGCGACGGCAACCTGGGCTGGGTTAATCAGGACTACAACCTGAGCTACGCCGGCACCTGGGGCCTGGGCCTGCAGCTGCGCGACATGAGCTTCCTTGAAGACCTCAGCCACACCTTCCGCGTGGCCTACTGGGGCGGCACCAACAGCACCAGCATGGTCAAGTACATGAAGAACGCCTACGACTGGAACGACGGCACCAGCAACTACGATGGTCCTTACCTGACCACCGAAGACGGCCTGGTGGAGTTCAACCTGGTCAACAGCTACAAGATCTACGAAAACCTGGAAATGAACCTGGAGTTGGACTACCTGGTCAACTGCATGGACAACGACACCTGGAAGAAGGCCGGCTCCCGCAACTCTTCCTTTGAGAAGCAGGACATGTGGAAGGCCCAGGTGGTCTTCGCCTACAGCTTCTAG